The window TATCCTTCTTAACTTACTTTTGTACAGTGGAGcacaaattttccacaattactAGTTAATCCTACTGTATTAATAAAATTGGGGTatgcaaaataaataatttcttcGGAATTCTTGAAAATTCAcccaaaattttctgaaaatgaaCTTTTAGATGTATTCAAAAGTAACATTACTATATTCACCTAACCATAACAATTAACCAATCATTCAACTACGCCTCAATCCCAAACTTTGTTGTTGCTTATATGAATCCTCAATTTCCATCTGTTCTAGCCTCTTCGCACCTATAATCACCTAAAACTACGGCCAGAATTTTCGCAAATTCTTTGCCGAATACAGTTTTCTACACTTCATCTCAGTAGCAGACAGGAGCAGTGCAAATATGAAAACTTTCCTCTAGTAAtttcttaatttatttttatgacGGTGGTATCTGGGCCAGTTTCGACACCACCTTGACTACGCCACCCGGTACCTACTATCTCCCACCAACGCAGGTACCTAGTAACTTAGCCCACCACGGCTTAGGTAGTTGGAAcaaatcacctagtattttttgCCTCTGCTGAGATTTGAACCTAAGACCTCATGGTTCTCCTCCCAATTCATTGACAACTAGGTCACACCCATGGTTGCTACTGTCAATGAATTTCAACCTGTTGTACAAGGTTAGTTACCATTTTTACTAGGTTACTAATTACTAAATGTTAAATTAGGACCAGATTCTGTAAATATTTCTTACACCCGTCAGTGCACAGAACTTAAATTCTTTTTTTCGATAAGCAGTCAAGCAACCAAAGGCACTAAAAGTCATAACTTTGCAATTCTGCTTCAAAATTCACAATGATGAGAAAATAACAAACCCTAACATCATTCACGAGCTCTATAACAACAAAAATTGAGCCAAAAAAAATTACCATCCGCACGTAAGGACTGTCGCCAAGACACGACTCGCATATAATAGGGAAATCAGATCGTTCCCATCCATCAGCTTCTGCATCTCTCAGCAACCTATGCGCCATCGATTGTTTCTATATTTCAATCTACCAAACGAATAACTATGAGAAAGCTCATTCCAAACGTTTTAATACAGATTCAAGTTGAAACTTAGCCTAAAGAAACAGGAAGCTGAAAAGGTTTCAAAATTAATAGTACCTGACAAAGGAAATTTAGCCTAGTGAAATTTAGTTTAATGGTATACTGTCGTGACGAAcaatatatacattatatatagAGAGACTTCTAGAGACGGTGGAATCCTCGGTGGTCGACGGCGGTGGAGAGAAGAAGCTTCCGATGAACGAGAACGAGGCAAAGAGCCTTGCTCAGCGGGAACAATAGAGAGATAAGAAGAGTGGATTTCCGATATCAATATTTGAACATATTCCCCCACAATTTtagtaaaattatcaaattaccaCAACTTCAAACTAAATATTTTCCCTGTTTGCATcgaacaaattaaaatttaatcaaaatcaagtgataaatatgtgaaaaaatatatactttaatatttattaattttgtgTAAACATGGAATGCAAATAAATTTTCACGAAGTTAGACATTTTCTTGTTGCTTACTATATTTTTCATCCACTTATGTGAGTGATATGCATttccttttagttttttttaaaaggataatcacacttttatatttgaaaattatttaaCCATGCAATTCTCATTTTAGCCTTTAGTTACATGACTTATTGAAACCCCACTTGATTTACAtgtttatattatatttattaaGAAAGAAATATACAAAAAGACACATGAAATTCTCATCGTCATTACTAACTTACACAGAACCAGAACTCTTTCTCTCTCGACGCAAGTTAAGCGTGAATTTCTAAACTGCGCTCGCCGAAAATGGGAGGCTAGAGGTCGGCCATCGAAAGTAACAAAGCAAGTGATAGAGGAAGAAAGCAAGCTCGCATAGGAAAGGAAAACAGAAGGTATTTGTATTGGAACACCAAAAAATGCAGAAACGACAGTTGCTAACACTCTTCTATCGGCAAAACCAAGGACAAGTGGGAGCAATTCCATTGTTAATGGAAGGAAAATGACTGAGGAAGTAGCAGGAACCAAACGAAAGGAACATGCAATAAATAGCACAGAAATCTGGCCAAATCTCCATGTTCGTAGCGAAGGTACCAAAACCCCAGCGCCTATAAGGACAGATCTGATGCACATTCAAGTGGTACAAAGCTCAACGAATACGGGACAGATGTAGATCCAAGGCTCATATCTGCAGCAGAAGCAAGTTCAAGGTGATAAGGCTAATGGAACAGTAACTCAAAATGGGGGAGCACAATGGAAATTGCAGCTGGAATCAGGAAAAACAGGAGGAAAAACATGAGCAACGTTATTTGAAGAGAACAAAATGGTAGCAAGAGGTATGGATCTGACGTTTATACCACCAGCAATTGTTGAGGGCAAGGTGATTGTAGAACTAAAATATGAAGACACGGATAGTGAGATTGAGAAATGAAAATATGCAGCAACAGCATAAGTTATTGGGGGATCTCCTACAATTGGAGCTATGGAGAGGTTTGTAGTAGCTCAAAGAGAATACTCAACAAAGCCAAAGGTATTTTATCATAATATTGGGTATTTTGTAATCAATTTCTCAAGTATGGAAGAAAGGAACCAGGTGATGTACTCAGGGCCCCATATGTTGAAAAATAGGCCAGTGATAATTAAAGCATGGACAATGGACTTTGATTTTGATGCTGAAGATTTGAAAATAATTCCAATTTGGGTCAAGTTTCCAAATCTGTCGTTGGTATGCTGGAGTGCAAAAGCATTAAGCAAGATTGGGAGTGGAATGGGACAACCTATCTATGCTGATGCATGTACAAAGAATGCAAAAAGAGTTCCATATGCACGAATCCTCATCGAGATAGATGTGACAAAGGAGCTGCCAAATGTGATCAAGATAAGGGATCCAAAGGGCAGACTGATTGATCAGGAATTATGGTATGACTGAAAACCTACGTATTGTCCAAAGTGTATGCAGATTGGACATAATTGCCAAAAACAACAGGTTCAAGCAGGAATGGTGGAGAAGAAGATAGTACAGCAGCAACAGCCCACAGGCAAAAGACCAAAAATAGAATGGAAACCAGTAAATGGAACTAACAAGGTGCAGAGTGGAAATCAAAAGGAAATGCCAGAGAAGAACATTGAACAACAGACTACGGATAATGCAAGGATGGAAACAAGAGTGCCATGGCAGCAAGTCAAGAATAAATCAACTGCAAAAGGGCAGAAAGTGATAAATCCTAGGCAGCATATCACTGTGTTGAACTATTTCGACACCTTAATGAATGGAAGACAAGAACAAAGAACTAAGGAGGCAATATGTAGTTCAAGTGGAGGAGGGGGAGTAGAGATGATATCACAAAATCCTTCCAAGCAACTATGATAGTAGCATGGAATGTGAGGGAACTAAATAAGGTGTTTAAGCACAAGGAGCTAAAGGAGTTTTTGAAGGAAAATAAGGTGAAGATGATAGCAATTAAGTGAACACAGAGTTCATGAAACAAAAGCTgaccaaatcataaataaaataatgcCGGGGTGGAGTTGGTGTCACAATGCCACAAATTCCTGTAAAGGCAGACTATGGGTAATATGGAATCCAAAGTCTATTAGCTTCACAGTAATAGAGAGTATTGCTCAAATTATTCATGGACAAGTCAAAATAGTGCACAGTAATAAAGAATTCCAGTTCACTGCAGTGTATGGTCTACATACAGTGCAAGATAGGAAAGATATGTGGAGTTCACTCAGGAACATAGAGAAACAAATCAAAGGAGCATGGTTGATGATGGGGGATTTCAATGCAGTTCTAGAGGTGGATGATAGAATGAATGGCAGAGAAATGCAAGATCATGAAACAAAAGATTTTAGGGAGTTACTGGAAGATTGCAGCCTAACAGAATTACCAACTATTGGGAAGTCATATACATGGACAAATAGCCATGTCTTTAGCAGAATAGATAGGGCAATCGTGAATGATCAATGGATAACTAGTATGCCTCTTGTACAAGCACATGTAATGGAGTCTCTTTTCTCTGACCACTCTCCAATAAGCATAGAAGTTGAAGATTATTGTGATAGTAAAAAGAGGCCTTTCAAGTTTTACAATTGCATGGTGGATcattgataagttaggattttaacgtgttttatgcccctacatgcctatgctttgatcatatattattacaaaatagtcctaaaaggctcacaagttgtgcttgatcgcaggtttgatcgacaaagtgacgaaatatcaaagatcgactcaaaaaggagtgaaacctgctcaagtatcaaagacaaaaAAATCTAAGGAAAGAAGGCCTGGTACGGACCGCGCAAAgttgaatgcggccgcactaggtggttcagagagttggtaaatCAGGATAGAGGCAAGCGGCCATGGTAtccgcggtgaaggctccgcggccgcactacagttttgtgcggtccgcgatcaTGAGATTCAGAGATGAAAGTTTGCAAGCCAAcgccatgcggtccgcggtcgtgaTTGCGCGGACCGCGCCAGCTCCCTCCCCGGGTATTTTtatccagtttttccagcctagtataaatagaacattttacaaTTTTTTAGGAAATGAGATATACCAGAcaagagctgcgctcgtgagtaCGAATCTTGTAGCCAtctttggcacttttgctttacatttacaatagattcttgtagtttaatttagaaattaattaatatgcttagttcttcatctatttctttattttattcttcaagcatgagtagctaaacccattagctagggttgtggctcaaccctagtgtgggtaattgatgggtgttgccatctaatgttagattgactatgggtgtttgctatttgggttgattttatgttttaatctagaattggtggttgcaaacactgattcaaactttgtgggtttaactcttcttgagaaagagagtctatgaccccaaaattgacccaacaaagaattgggatggactcatgagaaatgatagtcccaattaatgggttaaacctcgagagagtaattaccctacttgaaccctagttgcttggtctaatttgcctacctacttggtctcgagagagtcaattgggcagaATCacttctctaccgagaggtgtgagaatgggtaaaattgtgcaacggttatagcataagccccaattatgtcaatcgaaccttagtaacatctactcgtcaattagccacctaggtagtgtcacgaccctagtgcccttcttcccattagatacaacttagcaatattctcgtagcataatttagtgttaatcaatagttttataaaaatagttataattcaaaaacccaaaaatatttgaagtgacattaggagtacaaacacatctctaggttagacagacaatccaactccactactagctccctgagaaaatcgatcctgaccctcatatcgggtaaaagctattgcgacccgctcttcctaccttagtgtagcgtcgagttggAAGCTatcactttttggcgtcgttgctggggagcttacggtgttgactatctgtttattttgttttgtgttttgcttctctttccttcttgtttactaattatGATTGTGttgatcaatcaggtacaaatggctcttaatgcaaatgaccctctcggcaatgtgatagcgggggaggaggtagaggatctagaacaagatgaggtcttacctcaagttctACGGAGAGGCTGAAATGCCAATATAaagcaaatgagaacaacaatattatAGACCCTCCTCTTCCACCgtcgagagtggctcccagagttttaccaaatcaaggatacgccagtgctattgttcctcctcGAATCCAGGCGGGGAATTTTCAAATCACgaatgttatgttgaccttgctcgagcaaagagggtatttcagCGCCTttgatcaaaatgcctacaagcacttgaaagggttcatggatacatgctggggtagcaagcagacaaacgtgtccaaggatgcattgagattgaggcttttcccgttctctcttcggggtaaagcattggattggttagaaaggctccccaatcattctattacaacatgggatgaattggcagacaaatttattgccaagtccttttctccaagtcatatggcggctCTTCGGGATAAAATTctggccttcaagcaagagcttacggaacctttgcacgagatatgggaaagatatagaacaatggtgaaagagtgccctaataacgacatgactgaggctatgattcaacaaaccttttatcggggcatcaactgGCCCAATTGGCCGGaaggaactttatgaaactttcttaccaagaggcatgtgatgtacttgatgaaatggcctacacctcttcggcatggaaCAGCTTAGCAAATGTGCCCCaagtgaccccacggtcatccatttgcacaaggaattgcacgatcatggccaagctattgccgagcttacaacaactatgaatcaattggcaaggGCACAATTGCAGCTAGTCCAAAACCCAcaccaagtcaatgcaatggaaggtatttctatgttgaaaaggaggcaaagagggcaacaaccccaaggtaattgtgaacaatatgacaacaagaatgatggtggtggttattcaaatgagtgttATGATGATCAAAGCAAAGAAGTCCAATATGTtaataactaccaagggaatagaggcaactcttcgaatcaacaatggcattctcaaggaaattggggcaatcaacaacaaggcggaggtaattgga is drawn from Nicotiana tabacum cultivar K326 chromosome 9, ASM71507v2, whole genome shotgun sequence and contains these coding sequences:
- the LOC142164323 gene encoding uncharacterized protein LOC142164323, which codes for MPGWSWCHNATNSCKGRLWVIWNPKSISFTVIESIAQIIHGQVKIVHSNKEFQFTAVYGLHTVQDRKDMWSSLRNIEKQIKGAWLMMGDFNAVLEVDDRMNGREMQDHETKDFRELLEDCSLTELPTIGKSYTWTNSHVFSRIDRAIVNDQWITSMPLVQAHVMESLFSDHSPISIEVEDYCDSKKRPFKFYNCMVDH